In the Methylomonas rhizoryzae genome, one interval contains:
- the tsaB gene encoding tRNA (adenosine(37)-N6)-threonylcarbamoyltransferase complex dimerization subunit type 1 TsaB gives MKLLAVETSTDACSAALFIDGQICERFQIAPRQHTKLILPMLDELMADAGLRPGQLDAVALSRGPGSFTGVRIATGVVHGIALGADLPVAMVSTLAAIAQDFFNNGEQRLAFTALDARMDEVFWGVYQRDELGLARLLGEEAVVPAADVRFPDLAGHGIGSGWAAHADILARRLADRVLGIDAGVWPRAGCVAQLGAYQVANGLTVPVELAQPVYLRDKVAKKQGER, from the coding sequence ATGAAGTTACTCGCTGTAGAAACCTCCACGGATGCCTGTTCGGCGGCTTTGTTCATCGACGGTCAAATATGCGAACGGTTTCAAATCGCGCCTAGACAACACACCAAACTGATCCTGCCGATGCTGGATGAACTGATGGCCGACGCCGGCTTGCGCCCCGGGCAATTAGATGCCGTGGCCTTAAGCCGGGGGCCCGGTTCGTTTACCGGCGTGCGGATTGCGACCGGCGTGGTGCACGGCATTGCCTTAGGTGCCGATTTGCCGGTGGCCATGGTGTCTACCTTGGCCGCTATCGCCCAGGATTTTTTCAATAACGGGGAACAGCGGCTGGCGTTTACCGCGCTGGATGCGCGTATGGACGAAGTGTTCTGGGGCGTTTATCAACGCGACGAGCTGGGATTGGCGCGCTTGCTGGGGGAAGAGGCGGTTGTCCCGGCCGCCGACGTGCGGTTTCCGGATCTGGCCGGACATGGAATAGGTTCCGGATGGGCGGCGCACGCGGATATTCTGGCACGGCGCTTGGCCGATCGGGTGTTGGGGATAGACGCTGGTGTTTGGCCCAGGGCAGGCTGTGTGGCGCAATTGGGGGCTTATCAAGTCGCAAACGGTTTGACGGTGCCGGTAGAATTGGCGCAGCCGGTTTATCTGCGCGATAAGGTCGCTAAAAAACAGGGTGAGAGATAA
- a CDS encoding L-threonylcarbamoyladenylate synthase — MAEYLEIHPQNPQPRLIQQVVGVIRTGGVIVYPTDTSYALGAQIGDKHAMDRIRRIRRLDDNHNFTLLCTDLSQVSTFTKMGNDAHRLIKHLTPGPFTFLLDATREVPRRLQHPKKKTIGVRISDNRIARAILQELGEPILSTTMILPGEEEALADPYDIREKLEKELDLIVDGGIIPFQPTTIVACMDSGIEIVRQGVGIARMLEK; from the coding sequence ATGGCCGAATACCTGGAAATCCATCCGCAAAATCCGCAGCCGCGTTTGATTCAACAAGTAGTCGGTGTGATACGCACCGGCGGGGTAATCGTCTATCCTACCGATACTTCCTACGCCTTGGGCGCGCAAATCGGCGATAAACACGCGATGGACAGGATACGGCGCATCCGTCGCCTGGACGACAATCACAACTTTACCTTGTTGTGTACCGATTTGTCGCAAGTTTCCACCTTTACCAAAATGGGCAACGACGCGCACCGTTTGATCAAACATTTAACGCCCGGGCCGTTCACCTTTTTGTTGGATGCCACCCGGGAAGTGCCGCGCCGTCTGCAGCATCCTAAAAAGAAAACCATAGGGGTGCGCATCAGCGACAACCGCATCGCGCGGGCGATTTTGCAGGAATTGGGCGAACCGATTTTATCCACGACCATGATCTTGCCGGGTGAAGAAGAAGCGCTGGCCGATCCTTACGACATTCGGGAAAAACTGGAGAAAGAATTGGATTTGATCGTGGACGGTGGCATTATTCCGTTCCAGCCGACCACTATCGTGGCCTGTATGGACAGCGGAATCGAAATTGTCAGGCAGGGCGTGGGTATCGCCCGCATGCTGGAGAAATAA